Within Vigna unguiculata cultivar IT97K-499-35 chromosome 2, ASM411807v1, whole genome shotgun sequence, the genomic segment tattttttctgtGGTAAATGGTAGGAGAGGTTAAGTGTGAGTGGCAGTCAGATACACATCAAAATAGACAAGGTAAAATAGTAGAATAAATAATTCCAAGCTGGATAAAGAAATGAGATAACATATTCTTGGATTTCATGCCAAGTCAGATACAGCAAAACAAATGAAGCATCTAAGCAAACTAGGAGTGATTCCTTGATTAAAGCTAGAGAAAGGTCTTTGTTCTTTTCCTCAAGTAAGACACATAGGCAGAAGATATTAGTGTCAGTGAGTTGCCATTGCTCGTCAATGGTAATAGTTGGGTAAGAAAATTTACAAATGGATGCTGTGATCAATTTAGCCGCCAAAACTTCATGCCATTGGCTGGGAATAGACTCCAACATCACAAAGAGACTCGCCATCAGGTTCCCCTCCAGCAGAACAAAATGCAGCTTGTATTCAGACAAGATAGAGATAAAACGACACACGATCAACAACAATGTCCTGGGCAAATGTTGGGGTAGAAACAGAATTTTAGCCATGGCTTCAAAAAGAGATCCCAATTCTCAGCAAAATTCTCTTTCTTCAGCAGAAACTGTTGTTGATCAGTACTTCACAAGCATCAACGGTAAAGACCTGCGACAATTGGATGAGTGCATATCCGAAGATGCTTGCTTTGAAGACTATGCCTTCACCAAACCATTCCAGGGAAAGAAGGTTTGTTTCAGAACCATATTTCCTACCAAAACTAAGCCATGGTTCATTGCAAAGTGTAAATAGCTCTGCTAGATAGTCTAAAAATAACATTGCAGGAAGTTATGCGCTTCTTACAACAGCTTACTGAATGCATGGGCCGGAATGTGAAATTCAGGGTGAAACATATATTCGAGGGAGATGATTTAACTGCAGCAGCGAACTGGCATATGGGTCATTTTCTTTCgtacatttattatatttttttctttagtgtttAGTGTTTTCTAAAGAACAAATGATCATGGGATTGATTACAATCTTTGTGGTATGGCAGAATGGAAAGAGAAACAGATCCCATTCACAAGAGGTTGCACCTTCTtcaagttaacaaaattgggaaAGAACCTCATCATTTGGTACGTAGCAAAACGATTCACTCCAGTCTTATATTTTGTGTAAATCATGTGCTCACAATAAAAGTAAATCCAGGAGAACTGAGGTATTAATTGAATCACCTATCAAACCAGGAAGCATAGTTTTGGTAAGCCCCTTCCTTTACGCACCGCCATCTCATATATCTAATATATGATAATCTATGATGCTTTTTTTTTCGGATATGTTT encodes:
- the LOC114173096 gene encoding uncharacterized protein LOC114173096; this encodes MDAVINLAAKTSCHWLGIDSNITKRLAIRFPSSRTKCSLYSDKIEIKRHTINNNVLGKCWGRNRILAMASKRDPNSQQNSLSSAETVVDQYFTSINGKDLRQLDECISEDACFEDYAFTKPFQGKKEVMRFLQQLTECMGRNVKFRVKHIFEGDDLTAAANWHMEWKEKQIPFTRGCTFFKLTKLGKNLIIWRTEVLIESPIKPGSIVLTLLKNVTSTFDNFPNLAEWFLRSPHVILTWMLRFYNIFIACWLHPLLDGYIKLWSFFVRFLSSVITLVNFISKTFFK